In a genomic window of Acidobacteriota bacterium:
- a CDS encoding ribonuclease J: protein MSTPPVDPSPPPQPVEVVPLGGLREFGMNMLAVTYDGQTIVVDAGVMFAEPELPGVDLIIPDLTYLEEPGRRVVALFLTHGHEDHIGAVPYVWPLIGGPVYGTALTLALVAPKLEEHGIDAEGRLRTVAPRDRVSAGPFTVEFIRVTHSMPDCVALAIHTPVGTIVHTGDFKIDQTPIDEEPFDFHRLAELGSAGVLALFGDSTNVDRPGFSGSELDVTQAFEEILTGAEGKVIVAMFSSSLHRMQILVDLAAQFGRKMAFVGRGVNQNSQIAQRLGYLSIPAGVLIHHSDVRQYPAADVLCITTGSQGEPLAALSRIAVDDHRQVKAVPGDVVVFSARAIPGNEKAIGRVMNHLAHRGADVVYEGIKHVHVSGHGSLEELKLMLSLVRPRYFVPIHGEYRQLARHAHVATRVTGGATEVVLVQNGDVIHLDGASATIVGKAPAGRVLIDGTRIGEVADEVLRDRRHLSADGLVVPVLTVNRSTGALEGAPDVITRGFVVDDLTQSLLKETGTLLAELLAEAGPEERTDVGLVKERIRVGLQRVIRRRSGRRPLVLPVVMEI from the coding sequence CCGGAGCTGCCCGGCGTCGACCTGATCATTCCCGACCTGACCTACCTCGAGGAGCCGGGGCGGCGGGTCGTCGCACTGTTCCTGACGCACGGGCACGAGGACCACATCGGCGCGGTGCCGTACGTCTGGCCCCTCATTGGCGGCCCGGTGTACGGCACCGCGCTCACGCTCGCGCTCGTGGCACCGAAGCTCGAGGAGCACGGGATCGACGCCGAGGGCCGGCTCCGGACGGTCGCGCCACGAGATCGCGTCAGCGCGGGTCCGTTCACGGTGGAGTTCATCCGCGTCACTCACAGCATGCCCGACTGTGTCGCCCTCGCCATCCACACGCCGGTCGGAACGATCGTGCACACGGGCGACTTCAAGATCGACCAGACCCCGATCGACGAGGAACCGTTCGACTTCCATCGCCTCGCCGAGCTGGGCTCGGCCGGAGTGCTGGCCCTGTTCGGCGACAGCACGAACGTGGACCGGCCGGGGTTCTCGGGCTCGGAGCTCGACGTGACGCAGGCCTTCGAGGAGATTCTGACGGGCGCCGAGGGCAAGGTCATCGTGGCCATGTTCTCGTCGAGCCTGCACCGGATGCAGATTCTCGTCGACCTGGCTGCGCAGTTCGGACGGAAGATGGCGTTCGTGGGGCGCGGCGTCAACCAGAACTCGCAGATTGCCCAGCGGTTGGGGTACCTCTCGATTCCGGCCGGCGTGCTCATTCACCACAGCGACGTGCGCCAGTACCCTGCGGCGGACGTGCTGTGCATCACCACGGGGTCGCAGGGCGAGCCGCTGGCGGCGCTGTCGCGAATCGCCGTCGACGATCACCGCCAGGTCAAGGCCGTTCCCGGCGACGTCGTGGTGTTCTCCGCGCGGGCCATTCCCGGCAACGAGAAAGCCATCGGCCGCGTGATGAACCACCTGGCCCATCGGGGGGCCGATGTGGTCTACGAAGGCATCAAGCACGTCCACGTGTCCGGCCATGGAAGCCTCGAAGAGCTGAAACTGATGCTCTCCCTGGTCAGACCGCGCTACTTCGTGCCGATACACGGAGAGTACAGGCAGCTCGCCCGTCACGCCCACGTCGCCACCCGCGTGACCGGCGGCGCGACGGAGGTCGTGCTGGTGCAGAACGGCGACGTGATCCACCTCGACGGGGCGTCGGCGACCATCGTCGGCAAGGCCCCTGCCGGGCGCGTGCTCATCGACGGCACGAGGATCGGCGAGGTGGCCGACGAGGTGCTCCGGGATCGGCGCCACCTGTCGGCGGACGGCCTGGTGGTGCCGGTGCTGACGGTGAACCGGTCGACGGGCGCACTCGAGGGAGCCCCGGATGTCATCACCCGCGGGTTCGTGGTCGATGATTTGACGCAGTCGCTGCTCAAGGAAACGGGCACGCTGCTGGCGGAACTGCTCGCCGAAGCGGGACCGGAAGAACGAACCGACGTGGGGCTGGTCAAGGAACGGATCCGGGTCGGGCTGCAGCGGGTCATCCGTCGGCGTTCGGGACGACGCCCGCTCGTGCTGCCTGTGGTGATGGAGATCTAG
- a CDS encoding DNA translocase FtsK yields MRSTLSRRASEVLGVALFATSLLWLIALASYSPSDPVWFFHAGAPGAPVNFAGRVGAFIAELSFQVLGYTAFLVPFVLLVVGWQYFWCRPLDAAYTKAAGTVLLFACLSSILALAFDARGLAGRSWRAGGYLGEGLAGLLEEYLNRTGSIILILTLLFLAAIMATQLSFGRLFSAAAGRVRVSIASRLEAWRDRREARRRERARQEVIRKHVEKGAPADVIARAEQVRQVAKPDADRRSRTRAEPARAAAPPSVTPPPVAGGRREPVRVAPPTPAPEAMAKSPAERRPGEFTLPPLALLDAVKGERKIDERELMEAAHLLAEKYREFSVEGAVVQIHPGPVVTTYEFKPEAGVKYSKLTSLTDDLSLAMRAESVLIDRIPGKSTVGIQIPNALREQISLRELLESETFARATWRLPLAIGKTIHGEPYVTDLASMPHLLIAGSTGTGKSVGLNAMLTSMLYRATPEELRLIMVDPKRLELGMYEDIPHLLTPVVVDPKLAANALRWAVREMEERYKTLASHSVRNIEQYNRNLRLLAEEGADDAMVDDAGEPLKPLPYIVIVIDELADLMMVAGNEVEESICRLAQMARAVGIHLILATQRPSVDVITGLIKANLPARISFRVSSKTDSRTILDQNGAEQLLGRGDMLFLPPASARVVRLHGAYISEQESARLASFLKKQGRPVYNTTITDEEKTADTIEFERDDLYDEAARIVVSTGQASISYLQRRLRVGFSRAARLVDMMEAEGLVSPAAGGKPREVLVKKDYFEEVDAQLR; encoded by the coding sequence ATGCGATCGACGCTCTCTCGACGGGCCAGTGAAGTACTCGGCGTGGCGCTGTTCGCCACCTCGCTGTTGTGGCTCATCGCGCTCGCGAGCTACTCGCCGTCCGACCCGGTGTGGTTCTTCCACGCCGGCGCGCCGGGGGCGCCGGTGAACTTCGCGGGCCGCGTGGGCGCGTTCATCGCCGAGTTGTCGTTCCAGGTGCTGGGCTACACGGCTTTCCTGGTGCCCTTCGTTCTGCTGGTCGTCGGCTGGCAGTATTTCTGGTGCCGCCCGCTCGACGCGGCTTACACGAAGGCGGCTGGAACGGTCCTGCTCTTCGCCTGCCTGTCGTCGATTCTCGCGCTGGCGTTCGACGCGCGTGGCCTCGCCGGCCGCTCGTGGCGCGCCGGCGGGTACCTGGGCGAAGGGCTGGCGGGCCTGCTCGAGGAGTACCTGAATCGCACCGGGTCGATCATCCTCATCCTGACGCTGCTCTTCCTCGCCGCGATCATGGCGACGCAGTTGTCGTTCGGCCGCCTCTTCAGTGCGGCGGCCGGGCGGGTTCGCGTCTCGATCGCGAGCCGGCTCGAGGCGTGGCGCGATCGTCGGGAGGCGCGGCGCCGCGAGCGCGCGCGACAGGAGGTCATCCGCAAGCACGTCGAGAAGGGCGCGCCGGCCGACGTGATCGCGCGCGCCGAGCAGGTGCGGCAGGTCGCGAAGCCCGACGCCGACCGGAGGAGCCGGACCCGGGCCGAGCCCGCGCGCGCCGCTGCGCCTCCGAGCGTCACGCCGCCTCCGGTCGCCGGAGGTCGACGCGAGCCGGTGCGGGTCGCCCCGCCGACGCCGGCGCCCGAGGCCATGGCGAAGTCGCCGGCCGAGCGCCGTCCTGGCGAGTTCACTCTGCCTCCGCTGGCATTGCTCGATGCGGTGAAGGGCGAGCGGAAGATCGACGAGCGCGAGCTGATGGAGGCCGCCCACCTGCTCGCCGAGAAATACCGCGAGTTCTCGGTCGAAGGCGCCGTGGTGCAGATCCACCCCGGCCCGGTGGTCACGACCTACGAATTCAAGCCCGAGGCCGGCGTCAAGTACAGCAAGCTCACGAGCCTCACCGACGATCTCTCCCTCGCGATGCGCGCCGAGTCGGTGCTCATCGACCGCATCCCGGGCAAGAGCACCGTGGGCATTCAGATCCCGAACGCGCTCCGCGAGCAGATCTCGCTGCGGGAGCTGCTCGAGTCGGAGACCTTCGCGCGGGCGACGTGGCGGCTGCCGCTGGCGATCGGCAAGACCATCCACGGTGAACCGTACGTGACGGACCTCGCGTCGATGCCTCACCTGCTGATTGCCGGGTCGACGGGCACGGGCAAGTCGGTCGGGCTGAACGCCATGCTGACGAGCATGCTCTACAGGGCGACGCCCGAGGAGCTGCGCCTGATCATGGTCGACCCGAAGCGGCTCGAGCTCGGCATGTACGAGGACATCCCTCACCTGTTGACGCCGGTCGTCGTCGACCCGAAGCTCGCGGCCAACGCGCTCCGCTGGGCCGTCCGGGAGATGGAGGAACGCTACAAGACCCTGGCGTCGCACAGCGTCCGCAACATCGAGCAGTACAACCGGAACCTCAGGCTCCTGGCTGAGGAAGGCGCCGACGACGCGATGGTCGACGACGCCGGCGAGCCGCTGAAGCCGCTGCCGTACATCGTCATCGTGATCGACGAGCTGGCCGACCTGATGATGGTGGCCGGCAACGAGGTCGAGGAGTCGATCTGCCGGCTCGCCCAGATGGCGCGCGCGGTCGGCATCCACTTGATCCTCGCGACGCAGCGTCCCTCTGTCGACGTCATCACGGGCCTCATCAAGGCCAACCTGCCGGCGCGGATTTCGTTCCGGGTGTCATCGAAGACCGACTCGCGCACGATCCTCGACCAGAACGGCGCCGAGCAGTTGCTGGGTCGTGGTGACATGCTGTTCCTGCCCCCGGCCAGCGCTCGGGTCGTCCGCCTGCACGGCGCCTACATCTCGGAGCAGGAGAGCGCACGTCTGGCCAGCTTCCTGAAGAAGCAGGGCCGGCCGGTCTACAACACCACCATCACCGACGAGGAGAAGACCGCCGACACGATTGAGTTCGAACGCGATGACCTCTACGACGAGGCGGCCCGCATCGTCGTGTCGACGGGCCAGGCGTCGATCTCCTACCTGCAGCGCCGACTGCGGGTGGGCTTCAGCCGCGCGGCCCGTCTGGTCGACATGATGGAGGCCGAGGGGCTCGTCTCGCCGGCGGCGGGCGGCAAGCCCCGCGAGGTCCTCGTGAAGAAGGACTACTTCGAAGAGGTCGACGCGCAGCTGCGTTGA
- a CDS encoding N-acetylmuramoyl-L-alanine amidase, producing MRPTGRLLLVLFVLLGLAAPAMAQAARQDYERALARERALAARRNPPAAEVRSVVAAYESIVRKYPRSGYSDNALWQGAGLSLELFERTGTDTDRRKGIWMLDLLVSQYPSSSLVPQARQRLAAVEKARLAAARPLKAAPASQGPARPARGAVRPPAKAEPVDAPRPAAPRGATDAAAAAVTPPAGTENAGLVEIRDIRRILLPEAVRVSIEFAGATTWTAERLDGPPRLFFDVERSTTSPALRDATVSYDDADIVREVRLGRRPGDVTRIVLDIEGADAYNVLSLDNPHRLVVDVRRRSGARPDLVPTAAEPARIVSPHGDLAEAPAAPHRPMAASRPPEAADAVPAVGGPLGNADSGTPLPARRTAPNTLPAPAAPEANSRGGFSLARQLGLGVSRIVIDPGHGGHDPGALGRRLTEAELVLDVSLRLEKLLLAQPGFEVLLTRRDDVFVPLEERTAIANRANADLFLSIHANASRNRNASGVETYFLNFALNPEAEAVAARENSASGQTMHNLPDIVKAIALNNKLDESRDLAKMVQTSMVRHLGPHNRDLKDLGVKQAPFVVLIGAGMPSVLAEISFVTHEREGQLLRTPTYRQKIAEALFDAVLKYQRSLKAVGTLAAQEE from the coding sequence ATGCGACCGACCGGGAGACTGCTGCTCGTGCTGTTCGTCCTGCTGGGACTGGCCGCGCCCGCTATGGCGCAGGCGGCCCGGCAGGACTACGAACGCGCGCTCGCGCGGGAACGGGCGCTTGCGGCGCGGAGGAACCCGCCGGCGGCCGAGGTGCGTTCGGTGGTTGCGGCTTACGAGAGCATCGTGCGCAAGTACCCCCGCAGCGGGTACTCGGACAACGCGCTGTGGCAGGGGGCAGGTCTCAGCCTCGAGCTGTTCGAGCGGACCGGCACCGACACCGACCGCCGAAAAGGCATCTGGATGCTCGACCTGCTCGTCTCGCAGTATCCGTCGAGCTCCCTCGTCCCGCAGGCCCGCCAGCGACTGGCCGCCGTCGAGAAGGCCAGGCTCGCAGCCGCTCGCCCGTTGAAAGCCGCCCCGGCCTCTCAGGGCCCGGCCCGGCCCGCGCGGGGCGCGGTGCGCCCGCCGGCGAAGGCGGAGCCGGTCGACGCCCCACGGCCGGCCGCCCCGCGGGGTGCGACCGACGCCGCAGCGGCCGCCGTCACCCCCCCCGCGGGAACGGAGAATGCCGGGCTGGTGGAGATCCGCGACATCCGTCGCATCCTGCTCCCCGAAGCCGTACGTGTGAGCATCGAGTTCGCTGGGGCCACCACCTGGACCGCCGAACGGCTCGATGGGCCGCCCCGTCTGTTCTTCGACGTCGAGCGCTCGACGACCTCGCCCGCTCTGCGAGACGCGACCGTGTCGTACGACGACGCCGACATCGTGCGCGAGGTCAGGCTGGGACGTCGCCCGGGCGACGTCACGCGCATCGTGCTCGACATCGAGGGGGCCGACGCCTACAACGTGCTGTCGCTCGACAATCCGCATCGTCTCGTCGTCGACGTCCGTCGCCGCTCAGGTGCCCGGCCCGACCTCGTACCGACCGCGGCCGAACCGGCGCGCATCGTGAGCCCGCACGGAGATCTGGCGGAGGCGCCCGCCGCGCCGCACCGGCCGATGGCGGCATCGCGGCCACCAGAAGCCGCGGACGCCGTACCGGCCGTCGGGGGCCCGTTGGGCAACGCCGACTCGGGCACTCCCCTGCCCGCGCGCCGGACGGCACCCAATACGCTGCCCGCGCCCGCGGCCCCCGAAGCCAACTCGCGAGGGGGCTTCTCGCTCGCGCGGCAGCTCGGCCTCGGGGTCTCGCGCATCGTCATCGACCCCGGTCACGGGGGCCACGATCCCGGCGCGCTCGGCCGGCGGCTGACCGAGGCGGAGCTCGTGCTCGACGTCTCGCTGCGCCTCGAGAAGCTGCTGCTCGCGCAGCCAGGCTTCGAGGTCCTGCTCACCCGGCGCGACGACGTCTTCGTGCCGCTCGAGGAGCGGACGGCCATCGCCAACCGCGCCAACGCCGACCTCTTCCTGTCCATCCACGCCAACGCGAGCCGCAACCGCAACGCGAGCGGCGTCGAGACCTACTTCCTGAACTTCGCGCTCAACCCTGAGGCCGAAGCGGTGGCGGCGCGCGAGAACTCGGCCTCAGGCCAGACGATGCACAACCTGCCCGACATCGTGAAGGCGATCGCCCTCAACAACAAGCTGGACGAGTCGCGCGACCTCGCGAAGATGGTGCAGACGTCGATGGTGCGCCACCTCGGACCGCACAACCGCGATCTGAAGGACCTCGGCGTGAAGCAGGCGCCGTTTGTGGTGCTGATCGGCGCAGGCATGCCCAGCGTGCTCGCCGAGATCTCCTTCGTGACCCACGAGCGAGAGGGTCAGCTGCTGAGAACACCGACCTACCGCCAGAAGATCGCGGAGGCGCTGTTCGACGCGGTGCTGAAGTACCAGCGCTCGCTGAAGGCCGTGGGGACCCTCGCGGCGCAGGAGGAGTGA